The genomic stretch GTAAAGAAGCTTGAAGTTGGGAGCTGGAAGTCATCAAGTTATTAAAATCAAAATAATATTTTTATCAAACTTAGCATCTCCTATTTCAGACCAGGTATTTTCGACAGTAGCCACAGCTTCCATTCTAACTATTTTAAATCACCTACCCTTTCTAATTTATGTGATCCGGCCAATCCGTTAGGATTACAACCAGGTTCACCTTCAGGAACTTTCAGGTTTTTCTTACCATAAAACTCTTCCCAGAATGTATTCACTTTTCCTGTCTTGGGATCTACGAACGTCATAGGTTCTAATTTAAAAATATGATTATCCCTAAAAGCTCTTTCCACAAAATCTGAACAATAATAAGAGTTTTCATCTAAAATATAATTGAAGTTATAAGGTTTTCCCAACATAGAATGGGCTTTTTCAATAGCAGCAGGAATTGATTTTTGATATTCAGGCTTCAGACGGTAGATAACGATATTTTGTTGGTCTTTTTTTTGATCTTTAACAAAATCCTTCAGTTTTTGCTTTTGTGAGCCACCTTTTGGAGCTGCATGCATAACGACTAATTTATTTCCTTCTTTTTCAAGAATACCGATGTGATCAAATGCCGCTACTTTCTGTTTTTGGGTAACATTATTAATGGCCCCGGAAAGCCCCGTTTCTTTAGCTGTGACAAAAAGTAAATCTCCGTTTTGAAGCTTGACTGTGTTCTGCCGAGTAGTACATTGAGCCAAAAACAGTACTAATAAGAACAATATCAACACAATACCACTCTTTTTAATCTTTTTTTTATTAAATTCTAACATTCATTTATTCTCTATTCGTCAAAATTACAAAATAGAATTCATTACATTTGTGAAGAATATTACCTCACCTTTTTACTCACAAACACTTCACCTATTCTTATGCCTCATATTTTATTAGTAGAAGACGATGACAGACTTTCCAAGCTTATCACAAAAGGGCTTCAGGAAGCTGAATTTGAAGTAAGCACAGCGTATGATGGATTAACAGGATTGAAACTGGCATTACAGAAAAATTATGACCTGGCAGTCACTGATATTGTTTTACCTAAAAAAAGTGGTCTGGAATTTTGTAATGAAATAAAGGCTTTGAAACCTAATCTTCCGGTCATAATGCTTACAGCACTGGGTACTACTGACGACAAATTGGAAGGATTTGATGCCGGAGCTGATGATTACATGACCAAGCCATTTGAAATGCGGGAATTAGTAGCAAGAATCAATGTTCTTCTAAAACGTTTTTCCCAGCAGAGACAGCAAAAAGTATTTGTCCTTAAATATGAAGGTATTGAAATGAATCTGGAACAAAAAACAGTAAGCAGAAACCAGATTCCTGTAAAACTGACTCCTAAAGAATTTAACCTTCTCAAATTTATGATGGAAAATTCTGAGAAAGTACTTTCCAGAAGTGAAATTGCAGAAAAAGTATGGGAAACTCATTTCGATACCGGCACCAATTTTATTGATGTCTATATCAACTACCTGCGAAAAAAAATTGACAGAGATTTTGAAAATAAACTCATCCACACCAAAGCCGGAATGGGTTTTATTCTGAAAAAAGACTACGAAACAGGAAATGTTTAATACAGCAAAAGTGTAATTTTCGTCAGCATGAAAATAAGAACAAGGCTTACCCTGCTTTTTACTTTAATCACTGCAATGCTTTTAAGTGTTTACAGTATTACCATCTATTATTCCTCAAAAGAAGCCAGGGAAAAGTCTTTTTACAGCGAGTTACAGAATGAGGCCATTGCCAAGGCAGATTTATTTTTCCAAAGTTCATTACCTGAACAGGAAATGCATAAGCTGTATAAAAACAACAACAGAACCCTTAATGAAGTTCAAGTCGCTATTTATGATTCAAAAAAACAGCTTGTGTATCATGATGATGCCAAAGTAGATTATGTAAAAGAAACCCCGGAAATGCTTTCTCAGATATTCGAGAAAAAAAAAATAAGTTTCTTTATGGAAGACTTACAGGTGGTGGGAATGGTGTACCATTATAACAGCAACACCTACGCCGTTACTGCAGCTTCTTATGACAAATATGGGTATGAATACCTTACCCATCTTCTCACGATCAGCTTTGCTTCTTTCATCAGTATTTTATTGTTGATTTATCTGGCAGGAATATTCCTTTCCAAAAAAACATTAAGTCCGTTGAGCGAAATGGTTAATCAGATCAAAAAAATTACGGCCGGAAAGTTACAGTTACGTCTTAAAACCACTGGAGAAAAAGATGAACTTAATGAACTGGCACAGAATTTTAACGGAATGCTGGAACGTCTTGAAAATTCTTTTGATGCACAAAAGTATTTTGTCTCTAATATTTCACACGAACTTCGTACCCCATTATCTGCAATGATCACGGAACTGGAATTGGCTTCTGAAAAAGAACTGACTCAGAAAGAATATAAGTCTACCATTCAATATGCTTTAGAGGATGCCCGTAACATGGTTAAATTATCCAATAGCTTAATGGATCTCGCTAAAGCGAGTTATGATCCCAATGAAATCAGTTTCTCAGAAGTAAGAATTGATGAAGTTCTCCTGGAATCATATACAAAGATCCTAAAAGAAAACTCAACCTATAAAGTTTCTCTGAATATTGATGATACCATAGAAGAACATCAGCTTATTATGCAGGGAAATGAATACCTTTTGCAGGTCGCTTTCAATAATCTTATTGATAATGCATGCAAATATTCACCTGAACATCTGTGTTCTATAGATGTGAAAGCAGATACCGAAAAACTATATATTAGTTTCATAAATACCGGAATCACTATTTCTGAAGAAGATTTAGTCTACATTTTTGAACCTTTTTATAGAAGCGAAAATTCCAGAAAAGAAAAAGGATACGGAATTGGACTTTTCCTTACTGAGAAAATCATTCATCTTCATCAGGCGGCTATTAAAGCCATCTCAAAAAATAATACGACTGTTTTTATGGTGGTATTTGATATTGAAAAGGCTTAATTGAATCAATTCTTTTTAACCATTAAAAGATATTAATATTCTTTAATTATGAGAAGTTGCTGTTTTATTGAAAACGGTAGTTCCTATGCTTGCGGCAATTACACAACTAATAGAAATCCATTGTAGAAAAGTCAGTTCTTCAGCAAGGAATACCAATCCTGAAAGTGCAGCGAATGCAGGCTCAAGACTCATCAGAATACTGAATGTTTTTGCAGGAAGCTTTTTTAAAGCCATCATTTCCAATGAAAATGGTAAAGCACTCGACAGAATGGCAACTCCCAGCCCTTTTACAAAAATTGTGGGTGTAATATTGAAAACGGCACCGTCCCAAATAGTGAAAGGAATAATCACAAGGCTAGCAAATAACATTCCTGTTGTTACAGCATCTTTTCCATCCATTATCTTTGAAACCTTTCCGCCCATCACAATATAAATAGCCCAGAATATCCCAGCCAGAAAAGCTAATCCGAGTCCCAATAAGTCTATATGATCACTTTTCCAGGGAACAATAAGTAATATCCCTATACAAGCTAACAGCGCCCATACAACATCCAGGACTTTGCGGGATAATGCCAACGCAAGAAATAAAGGTCCGGCGAATTCAACAGTTACAGCCAACCCCAAAGGAATTCTTTGAATCGCCATATAAAAAATAAGATTCATCGCGGCCAGCCCCACTCCATATATTGCACAATATTTCCATTTTTGTGGGGTAAACGTCAAAAATTTGGGACGATTGATAATGGTCAGCAAAATAGCAGAAAGTACAATCCTCAAAGTAACGGTTCCAATAGCTCCAATTGCCGGAAAAAGCTGCTTGGCAATTGATGCTCCCCCCTGTACACAAATAATGGCTAACAATGTGGCAGGAATCGCTAAGTTTGAATTTTTCATTTCTAAAATATATAATTTATAAAACAACTTTTAGGTTTGAAACAGGGAGATAAAGCAAGCTTGATTGTACAATAACCAACAATAGTATGTACAAAGCTGAATTATTCCCAAATGTATTGAAATTTTATCTTAAAAAATGGTTACAGATGAGAAGTAAAGTACCTGTTCTGTAACCATTAATAATTATACAGACCAAAGAAAAAAAAACCACATCCAACTGAAATACAATAAATTAAAAATAACAATCTATTCACAAACTGATAAAAACTCTTCATCATCGATAGTATCTAATGATACTATTAACTTTATAAGTTTTCATTTTCTCTAATATAATTCTAATAATATTCTAAAGTCTTTCTAACGGCTTTTCATCATACGTCATAATACCTTTGCATCAAAGAAAAATCACTATGGATACTGGTCCGTCACATTATTACAACAACTAACATTCAGCAATATACTTTCTGTATATGGGCTGAGTGCCATAAAAACAGAAAGGTTATGAATACGTTAGAATTTACTCTTCGTCTCTTCACGGCATTCGCATTGGGTGCAAGCATTGGTTTTGAAAGACAGTGGCGTCAAAAAAGTGCCGGTCTCCGAACCAACACTCTGGTATGTCTTGGCTCTGCAGCATTTGTTCTCCTATCTATCCGGATTGGTGGTGATGCCACCGGCAGAATAGCCTCTTATATTGTCAGCGGTATTGGCTTTTTAGGGGGAGGTGTTATCATGAAGGATGGGCTTACCGTAAGAGGCCTTAATACGGCAGCTACTATCTGGTGCTCTGCATCTGTAGGAGCGCTTTCAGCTCTTGGACTTCCTCTTGAAGCCATTATTACCAGCGGTTTTATAATTATTACCCATCTTATTCTTAGACCATTAGGCGTAAAATTAGGAAACAATATAAGCAGCAGAAATCACTACACCGAATATTTGCTCAGCATCAAATGTAAAAGTGAGGTAGAGAATCATATCCGGGTACAGCTCATGCAATCATTGAGCGGAAATGATAAAGTCCTGCTGAAATCTCTTACCAGCGATGATAATGGTGTTCCTGAAAATGCCATCATCACAGCAGAAGTTCATGCTTCCACCCCGCAGGACAGCTTCATGGAAAAAACAGCAAGCAGACTTACTATTGAAGACAAAGTCATCAAGGTAAGCTGGGAAATTATAGGTACTGAAAATGATTTATAACAATGAAAGCCATGCTAAAAAAATCTTCTAACAAAAATCTCAACTCAGCCGCTCTTGTTAAATTGAAAGAAGCCGCTTCAGAGAATGAAAAAATGGTTTACGCTATGCTGGAGACTTCAGAAGAAGGTCTTAGCGAAAACACCGTAAAAGACCGTTTGAAAATTTACGGTAAAAATGAAATTGCTACTCAAAAAGCACCCTCGTGGCTGAAGCAGTTTGCCCACTCTTTCTTTAATCCTTTTAATTATATACTCGCCTGTATCGCTGTAATCTCTTTATTCATCGATGTGATTCTTGTTCCTGAAGGAGAAAAAGACCTTAGTACAAGTATTATTATTTCAGTAATGCTTCTGTTCAGTACTATTTTAAGATTTATCCAGGAATTCCGAAGTAACAAGGCCGCAGAAGCATTGAAAAAAATGGTTAAAACCAGCTGTCTTACCAAAAGAAAATTTAAAGAGGGCGAGGAAATAGAAATCACTGAAATAGTTCCCGGAGATATGGTAATCCTTTCTGCCGGAGATATGGTTCCTGCCGATTGCAGAATTCTGAAAAGCAAAGACCTTTTCATCAGTGAATCTATTCTCACAGGAGAAGCACTTCCTGTTGAAAAGAATGCATTTCCTCTCCGCGATGCTAAAAATAAAAATCCATTAACTCTTCAAAACATCTGCTTTATGGGAACTAATGTAGTCAGTGGATCAGCTACGGTGGTAGTAGTCAATACCAGTATATTCACTTATTTCGGAAGTATCAGCAGAAGCCTTGTTTCCAAAAGACCGGAGACGGCATTTGATATTGGAGTTAACAAAGTAAGTTTTTTACTGATCCGGTTTATGCTCGTGATGACTCCCATCATTTTCCTTATCAACGGAGTTGTAAAAGGAGATTGGATGCAGGCACTCTTATTCGCCATTGCAGTAGCAGTAGGGCTTACTCCTGAAATGTTACCCATGATTGTTACAGCCAACCTTGCCAAAGGTGCTGTTAACATGAGTAAGAAGAAAGTCATCGTTAAAAGGTTGAATGCCATCCAGAATATCGGGGCTATGGATATTCTCTGTACTGATAAAACAGGAACCCTTACCCTTGACAAAATCGTTCTGGAAACTCACCTCAATGTCCGTGGTCTTGAAGATGATGAAGTATTGAAATGGGCCTACCTCAACAGTTTTCATCAAACCGGCTTAAAAAACCTCTTGGATCAGGCTGTTCTGGATCATGCAGAAGTCCATCATCTCATGAAGGCTGATGAATTATACCTGAAAGTAGATGAAATTCCATTTGATTTTGAAAGAAGAAGAATGTCCGTCATTCTGAATACTTCAAAGGGAAAACATCTTATGATTTCAAAAGGCGCTGTGGAGGAAATGCTGTCCTTATGTAAATATGCTTTAGATCCTGGTGATGACCACAGTCTTCATATTGAGAATGATAATATTATCCCATTGGATGATCTGATGAAAGAAAAAATCATCAGAATGTCTGAAAAACTCAATGCAGAAGGACTTCGCGTTTTACTTGTTGCCATCAGGGAATTTGAAGGAGATCATCCCCTGAATTATTCTGTTGCTGATGAAAAGAATCTTATTCTCACAGGTTTTATTGGATTTCTCGATCCAGCTAAACCTTCTGCAGAACCAAGTATCAAAGCACTGCATAAATTAGGCATTGAAGTAAAAGTGATTACCGGAGATAATGATATTGTTGCGAAAAAAATATGCCTTGATGTAGGAATTCCCATCAATACGATAATGCTTGGTGATAAACTGGAGAATATGAATGATGAACAACTTAGTAAGGACATGGATTTATATTCAGTTTTTGCAAAGGTAAGTCCATTACAAAAACAGCGTATTGTCAAAATATTAAGATCTAAAGGTCATACGGTAGGATTTATGGGAGATGGAATCAATGATGCAGCAGCTATTAAAGAAGCAGACGTTGGAATTTCCGTAGACACAGGAGCTGATATTGCTAAAGAAAGCGCAGATATCATACTGCTCGAAAAAGACCTAATGGTACTTAGAAGTGGGGTTATTTATGGGCGCAGAACATTCGGCAATATCATTAAGTATATAAAGATGACGGCCAGCAGTAATTTTGGAAATATGTTCAGTATGATTGGTGCCAGTGCATTGCTTCCATTTTTGCCCATGCTTCCTTTGCAAATTCTGACTCAAAATCTATTGTATGATATTTCACAATCCTCTATTCCCTGGGATACGATGGATAAAGACTTTCTGGAACAACCCAAAAAATGGGAGACTGACAGTATTAAGAAATTCATGCTATATATAGGCCCTTTAAGTTCCATTTTTGATTATGTGACTTTCGCTGTAATGTTCTTTATTTTTAAAGCCAACACATCTGAACATCAGGGTTTATTTCAGACGGGATGGTTTGTAGAAGGATTACTTTCTCAAACATTGATTGTTCATATTATCAGAACCAAAAAGATTCCGTTTATCCAAAGTTGGGCCACCGCACCGGTTATTGCCCTAACGAGTTTAATCATGCTGACCGGAATCCTGATTCCTTTCACTCCATTGGCAGAATACCTGAAAATGCAACCATTACCTTTAAGCTATTTTCCTTATCTGATCGGAATTCTTACAGGATATTGTATTCTTACACAGTTGGTGAAACAATGGTTCATTCAAAAATTCGGACAATGGCTATGATTTCTCAAAAATGTCATCCTTTCTAATCTTTTTTTAATAACATTCTAAAGATTCTCTAACCGGTTATAAGAAAGGATGGAAATACTTTTGCAACGGCAAAAAACAAGTATTCAAGGCATTCAACTAAATATCACTATGCATTGATATAAAATAAAAATTAGAATTAAATTAGTGGTTATAAACATCTTATATGAGAAAAGCAGTATTCACAATAGTACTTTTGACATTTATTACCTCTTGTAAAAATCCCAAAAGTGAAGATTCGCAGAATCAGGATCTTCTGGTAAAAGGAGAGCACGTAATCGTCGCTGAAAACAATCCTGTATTCAAAAAAATAAAAACAGAAGCAGTTTCTGAGCAGGAACACAGTGATGGGATAGTTTCTGCCGGAACTATTCAGGCCATTCCCAACCATTATGCAGAAATTGCCAGTCCGTTTTCCGGAAGAATTACAAAATCCTTCATTCAGCTTGGTCAACATGTTTCAGCAAACAACCCGCTTTTTGAAATATTGTCCTCTGATTATTTTTCAGTTCAGAAAGATTATACAGATGCACTAAATGATGTACAGCTCGCGGAAAAAAACTACAGACGTCAACAGGATCTGGTAAAACATGGAGTTGGTATTCAGAAAGAACTTGACGAAGCAGAAACCGATTTCAAAAATAAAAAAACATCACTTTCTAATGCATCTTCTGCTTTGAAGGTCTACAACAGCAAAGGCGGAGGTATTGGAAGCCCTCTTATCGTAAGAGCTCCAATCAGTGGAGAAATAATTTCCAATAAAATTGTCAACGGTCAGTTCCTTAAAAGCGATGCTGATCCCGTCATCATTATTGCCGAATTATCAAAAGTCTGGATTTCCGGAGACGTAAAGGAAAAGGATATTCGTTTTGTAAATGTAGGAGATCATGTTTCTGTAAAAGTAAGCGCTTATCCGGACAGAAATATTACCGGGAAAGTCTACCACATCAATGAAGTAGTAGACGAAAGCACCCGAAGTATAAAAGTCCTTATCGAATGTGATAACCCGGATAGAAAATTAAAACCCGGTATGTATGCAACTGTCAATTTTGCTACTGCTCCTGAAAAAACAATAATGATTCCTATCAGTGCATTGATGCAACAGGACAGTTCGCAGTATGTATGGATAAAGACAGGTAAGAATCAATTTGCCAAACGTCCGGTAACTACCGGAGAAGCAGATCAGAAAATGATAAGAATCATTTCCGGATTAAAAGCAGGTGACATCATTATGACGGAAGGTGGAATTTATATGCTGGATGCGAAATAATGTAAATAAACTGATTTAAAAAGTACAATACCTATTATCCCTTCACGTACTGTACATAATATTTATTAAGAACATGAAAAAACTTTTGACAATCTCTATACAGAAGAGGTGGCTCATGTTGGCACTCTTCCTTTTATTAGGGTTCTTTGGTTATTACTCCTGGACCAAATTATCCGTAGAAGCTTATCCTGACATCGCTGATGTAACTTCACAGGTGGTTACCCAAGTTCCGGGATTGGCTGCTGAAGAAGTAGAACAGCAGATTACCATTCCATTGGAAAGAGCCCTTAATGGCCTCCCCGGAATGCATGTCATGCGAAGCAAAAGTACCTTCGGCCTCTCCATGATTACCATGGTTTTTGATGATGGTATAGATGACTATTGGGCCAGGCAACGTATTCAGGAAAGACTTACAGATGTTACCCTTCCTTATGGAGCACAACCCGGCCTTGATCCACTTACCTCTCCTATCGGCGAAGTGTATCGTTATATTATTGAAAGTAATACTCATAGCTTGCGGGAACTTACAGATTTACAGAAATTTGTAATTATTCCACGTATCAAGCAGGTTTCAGGGATTGCAGATGTAACCAACTTCGGTGGAATTACCACACAGTTTCAGGTGGAATTAGATCCTCACAAACTTGAACAATATGGCCTTTCCTTATCAGAAGTTACTGAGACCATTTCAAAAAATAACGTAAGTGCCGGAGGAAGTATGCTTCCACGTGGAAACCTAGCCTATGTCATTCGGGGAATAGGTCTTGTGAAAGATTTGAATGATCTTGGAAAAATCGTAGTAAAAACTGAAAACGGTGTTCCGGTATTTCTGAATGATGTAGGAACATTGAAATACGGAAACCTTGAACGAAAAGGAATTCTGGGATATACAGACCGAAAGCGAAACTATCCAGAAAGTGTAGAAGGAATTGTTCTGTTATTAAGAGGGCAAAACCCATCTCAAGTGTTGGAAGGTGTTCATCAGGCTGTTGCCGAGTTAAACAATGAAACTCTTCCTCCTGGTGTAAAAATCCACCCTTTCCTTGACAGAACAGACCTTGTAAGTACTACACTTCACACAGTTTCTCATACCCTTACCGAAGGAATTGTTCTCGTTATTATTGTCCTGATTGTATTTTTGGGAAGCTGGAGAGGAGCTTTATTAGTCGCTATAACCATTCCGCTTTCTTTATTATTTGCATTTATTTTAATGCATTTCACCAATATTCCTGCTAATCTTCTTTCCTTGGGGGCAATTGACTTTGGAATTATTGTAGACGGAGCCATTGTAATGCTGGAAACCATCCTGAAAAAAAGGGAAGAGGATCCTGAAGAATCATTGGAAGAAAAAACAATTACACAAAGGGTGATTGAGGTAGCAAAACCTATTTTCTTTTCTACGATTATTATTATTACAGCCTATCTTCCATTGTTTGCATTCGAAAGAGTAGAAAAAAAACTATTTACTCCAATGGCATTTACAGTGGGATATGCTTTGCTGGGAGCTCTTGCTGTCGCATTACTCCTTATTCCAGGGCTTGCCTATGTGATCTATCGCAAACCACAAAAAATATATCATAATAAATGGCTTGAAAAAATAAGCACTCTTTATGGAAAAAGAATCGAAAAAATAATGCTAACCCCTAAAAAGGTAATAATCCCGGTAACCATCGTCTTATTATCTGCAGGAGTACTTTCCTATACTGTAGGAAAAGATTTCCTTCCCGAACTGGATGAAGGTTCTATATGGTTGCAGGTACAGCTCCCTCCAGGTATTTCTCTGGCTAAAGCAAAAGAAATGAGCGATACCTTACGAGCCAAAACATTAAAACATTCGGAAATCACTTATATGATGGTTCAGGCTGGCCGTAATGACGACGGAACTGATCCATGGACGGCTTCCCACTTTGAGGTTTCTGTAGGGATAAAACCTTACGATCAATGGCCATCAGGGAAAACCAAAGCTGACCTCATTAAAGAATTAGCTGCTGATTACAAAGAAATGCCAGGATTCACAGTAGGTTTCTCGCAACCTATGATTGACGGAGTAATGGATAAAATTTCCGGAGCCCATAGTGAACTCGTTGTAAAAGTGTATGGTGAAGACTTCAAAGAAACCAGAAGAATTGCGGAAAATGTATTGTCTACTTTAAACAAAATTCCGGGTTCTGCAGACCTTGCCATTGATCAGGAACCTCCGTTGCCCCAACTGCAGATTATAGCAGACAGGGATAAAATAGCCCAATATGGATTGAACGTGGCAGATGTTGCGGATCTTATTGAAGTCGCCCTGGGAGGAAAGGCAATCTCGCAGATTTTTATCGGAAATAAAGTCTATGATATTTCCTGTCGCTATACAGAAGACAGCCGGGATACTCCTGATAAAATAGGAAACCTGATGCTCACCTCAGCTTCAGGGGCTAAAATTCCTTTATCTCAGGTTGCAGAAGTAAAATTAAGTACCGGAGAAAGTACCATAACCCGTGAAATGAACAAGAGGCACCTTACTGTAAAACTGAATTTAAGAGGTACAGACCTTTCTTCTTTTCTGAAAAAAGCGCAGGACAAAATTGAGAAAGACATCCAATATGACCATGAAAAATATCAGATCAAATGGGGTGGACAATTTGAAAACCAAAACAGGGCGTATTCCAGATTGGCGTTCATAGTTCCTTTGGCATTAGCTATTATGTTCCTTCTATTATATGGGGCATTTGGAGATTTCAAACAGGCATTGGTATTGATGTCTATCGTTCCCCTGGCATTATTTGGAGGAATGCTGGCTCTTAATATACGTGGAATGTCTCTAAACGTATCTTCTGCTGTAGGATTTATTGCCCTTTTCGGAGTCGCCATTCAGAATGGAGTGATTATGATTTCCCACATCAATGACCTCCGTAAAAAAGGATATGCTCTGAAACCCGCTGTTATTAAAGGAGCAAAGGACCGTTTCAGACCGGTATTGATGACAGCAACAGTGGCAGTCATCGGATTATTCCCAGCCTCACTAGCTACCGGAATCGGCTCGGATGTACAACGACCGCTGGCCACTGTAATTGTCTATGGATTAATGTTCTCTACTATTTTAACACTATTCGTTCTTCCTGCCATCTATTTTTTGGCAGAACGTAGCAACGAAAAACAAAATTTAGAATCAGATGAAGCACTTACACATTAAAATTCACATGATCATGGTAATAGCCTTATTATTTGGCATAGCTAATAAGGTGCAGGCGCAGGAAAAAGAAGTTCTGAATTTTGAGGAATATCTGAGTCTTGTCGGAAAGAAAAATCTGGGATATGCTGCTCAAAAATACAATGTAGGTATGGCTGAAGCCTCTATTCAGACCGCAAGTATGTTTCCTGATCCACAATTAGATCTAGAAACAACCAATAATGGGATTAAAGAAAACATGGGATATGTATACGGGGCATCTGTTGGATGGACCCTTGAATTGGGAGGAAAAAGAAAAGCACGGGTTAACCTTGCCAGGAATCAATCTGAATTAAGTAAAATCCAGTTACAGGATTTTTTCAGAAACCTGCGTGCAAATGCAACTTTAGGTTATGTAGAAGCTTTAAAATCCAAGGCAATTCTTGAAGTACAGCAGGATTCTTATAAAAATATCCTGCAGCTTGCGAAGTCAGACAGCGTAAGGTATCGTTTAGGAACCATATCTT from Chryseobacterium indologenes encodes the following:
- a CDS encoding YiiX/YebB-like N1pC/P60 family cysteine hydrolase; this encodes MLEFNKKKIKKSGIVLILFLLVLFLAQCTTRQNTVKLQNGDLLFVTAKETGLSGAINNVTQKQKVAAFDHIGILEKEGNKLVVMHAAPKGGSQKQKLKDFVKDQKKDQQNIVIYRLKPEYQKSIPAAIEKAHSMLGKPYNFNYILDENSYYCSDFVERAFRDNHIFKLEPMTFVDPKTGKVNTFWEEFYGKKNLKVPEGEPGCNPNGLAGSHKLERVGDLK
- a CDS encoding response regulator transcription factor, giving the protein MPHILLVEDDDRLSKLITKGLQEAEFEVSTAYDGLTGLKLALQKNYDLAVTDIVLPKKSGLEFCNEIKALKPNLPVIMLTALGTTDDKLEGFDAGADDYMTKPFEMRELVARINVLLKRFSQQRQQKVFVLKYEGIEMNLEQKTVSRNQIPVKLTPKEFNLLKFMMENSEKVLSRSEIAEKVWETHFDTGTNFIDVYINYLRKKIDRDFENKLIHTKAGMGFILKKDYETGNV
- a CDS encoding ATP-binding protein, with the protein product MKIRTRLTLLFTLITAMLLSVYSITIYYSSKEAREKSFYSELQNEAIAKADLFFQSSLPEQEMHKLYKNNNRTLNEVQVAIYDSKKQLVYHDDAKVDYVKETPEMLSQIFEKKKISFFMEDLQVVGMVYHYNSNTYAVTAASYDKYGYEYLTHLLTISFASFISILLLIYLAGIFLSKKTLSPLSEMVNQIKKITAGKLQLRLKTTGEKDELNELAQNFNGMLERLENSFDAQKYFVSNISHELRTPLSAMITELELASEKELTQKEYKSTIQYALEDARNMVKLSNSLMDLAKASYDPNEISFSEVRIDEVLLESYTKILKENSTYKVSLNIDDTIEEHQLIMQGNEYLLQVAFNNLIDNACKYSPEHLCSIDVKADTEKLYISFINTGITISEEDLVYIFEPFYRSENSRKEKGYGIGLFLTEKIIHLHQAAIKAISKNNTTVFMVVFDIEKA
- a CDS encoding EamA family transporter — protein: MKNSNLAIPATLLAIICVQGGASIAKQLFPAIGAIGTVTLRIVLSAILLTIINRPKFLTFTPQKWKYCAIYGVGLAAMNLIFYMAIQRIPLGLAVTVEFAGPLFLALALSRKVLDVVWALLACIGILLIVPWKSDHIDLLGLGLAFLAGIFWAIYIVMGGKVSKIMDGKDAVTTGMLFASLVIIPFTIWDGAVFNITPTIFVKGLGVAILSSALPFSLEMMALKKLPAKTFSILMSLEPAFAALSGLVFLAEELTFLQWISISCVIAASIGTTVFNKTATSHN
- a CDS encoding MgtC/SapB family protein; this translates as MNTLEFTLRLFTAFALGASIGFERQWRQKSAGLRTNTLVCLGSAAFVLLSIRIGGDATGRIASYIVSGIGFLGGGVIMKDGLTVRGLNTAATIWCSASVGALSALGLPLEAIITSGFIIITHLILRPLGVKLGNNISSRNHYTEYLLSIKCKSEVENHIRVQLMQSLSGNDKVLLKSLTSDDNGVPENAIITAEVHASTPQDSFMEKTASRLTIEDKVIKVSWEIIGTENDL
- the mgtA gene encoding magnesium-translocating P-type ATPase, with the translated sequence MKAMLKKSSNKNLNSAALVKLKEAASENEKMVYAMLETSEEGLSENTVKDRLKIYGKNEIATQKAPSWLKQFAHSFFNPFNYILACIAVISLFIDVILVPEGEKDLSTSIIISVMLLFSTILRFIQEFRSNKAAEALKKMVKTSCLTKRKFKEGEEIEITEIVPGDMVILSAGDMVPADCRILKSKDLFISESILTGEALPVEKNAFPLRDAKNKNPLTLQNICFMGTNVVSGSATVVVVNTSIFTYFGSISRSLVSKRPETAFDIGVNKVSFLLIRFMLVMTPIIFLINGVVKGDWMQALLFAIAVAVGLTPEMLPMIVTANLAKGAVNMSKKKVIVKRLNAIQNIGAMDILCTDKTGTLTLDKIVLETHLNVRGLEDDEVLKWAYLNSFHQTGLKNLLDQAVLDHAEVHHLMKADELYLKVDEIPFDFERRRMSVILNTSKGKHLMISKGAVEEMLSLCKYALDPGDDHSLHIENDNIIPLDDLMKEKIIRMSEKLNAEGLRVLLVAIREFEGDHPLNYSVADEKNLILTGFIGFLDPAKPSAEPSIKALHKLGIEVKVITGDNDIVAKKICLDVGIPINTIMLGDKLENMNDEQLSKDMDLYSVFAKVSPLQKQRIVKILRSKGHTVGFMGDGINDAAAIKEADVGISVDTGADIAKESADIILLEKDLMVLRSGVIYGRRTFGNIIKYIKMTASSNFGNMFSMIGASALLPFLPMLPLQILTQNLLYDISQSSIPWDTMDKDFLEQPKKWETDSIKKFMLYIGPLSSIFDYVTFAVMFFIFKANTSEHQGLFQTGWFVEGLLSQTLIVHIIRTKKIPFIQSWATAPVIALTSLIMLTGILIPFTPLAEYLKMQPLPLSYFPYLIGILTGYCILTQLVKQWFIQKFGQWL
- a CDS encoding efflux RND transporter periplasmic adaptor subunit produces the protein MRKAVFTIVLLTFITSCKNPKSEDSQNQDLLVKGEHVIVAENNPVFKKIKTEAVSEQEHSDGIVSAGTIQAIPNHYAEIASPFSGRITKSFIQLGQHVSANNPLFEILSSDYFSVQKDYTDALNDVQLAEKNYRRQQDLVKHGVGIQKELDEAETDFKNKKTSLSNASSALKVYNSKGGGIGSPLIVRAPISGEIISNKIVNGQFLKSDADPVIIIAELSKVWISGDVKEKDIRFVNVGDHVSVKVSAYPDRNITGKVYHINEVVDESTRSIKVLIECDNPDRKLKPGMYATVNFATAPEKTIMIPISALMQQDSSQYVWIKTGKNQFAKRPVTTGEADQKMIRIISGLKAGDIIMTEGGIYMLDAK